The following are encoded together in the Chaetodon auriga isolate fChaAug3 chromosome 6, fChaAug3.hap1, whole genome shotgun sequence genome:
- the skor1b gene encoding SKI family transcriptional corepressor 1 homolog-B isoform X2 codes for MDSIPAGRDSSSSPSSKQELSYPGTKNLKPNQVGETVLYGIPIVSLVIDGQERLCLAQISNTLLKNYSYNEIHNRRVALGITCVQCTPVQLEILRRAGAMPISSRRCGMITKREAERLCKSFLGAHSPPKLPENFAFDVSHECAWGSRGNFIPARYNSSRAKCIKCSYCNMYFSPNKFIFHSHRTPESKYTQPDAANFNSWRRHLKLTDKNGQTDILHAWEDVKAMFNGGSRKRTLPCSGSESSSPLKPQGPNCPREPPEIPAKILSCEDNRVSMASTRSYPVIPVPSKGFGMLQKIPPPLFPHPYGFPAFGLCQKKEDGLMGEQSKAGLPGVLWPGTKDSAYHSFPMFWPAAGALPMPPYPQTQHKPPTELLCPPRQTDVDISEHSDRSTNTSKDSIVENDRCSSTQSTRNDDDKSGDEARPLEGMTLAPRKISYVSAFRPVIKDADCIAKLYGNRGAYNGCRTGYLSPDFLSESSSYRSMSPCVDSEGEPDVDVETNKTPEEEQDSRPLPSVCPRTPPGLAHSVSPNDSDSKAMQESSLVDSQKMSQHVGQCSDRELQSKQLSETHIAASFTEVYTPERAELQQRSSPYQFRPANYQTGVLTTNDESSSKEEPSSTVEEIETKAFNEQSSEEIQREPDEGEDAPGRALPAQRNMESLAKEELQKQLLEQVELRKKLEREFQNLKDNFQDQMKRELSYREEMVQQLHIVRAHDALHHFSCKMLTPRHCTGSCSFKSPLLPP; via the exons ATGGACTCCATACCTGCGGGGCGAGACTCCAGCTCCTCGCCAAGCTCCAAACAAGAACTTTCCTACCCGGGCACCAAGAACCTGAAGCCCAATCAGGTCGGAGAGACAGTGCTGTACGGAATACCGATCGTTTCTTTGGTGATAGATGGCCAGGAGAGACTTTGCCTGGCACAGATATCTAACACCTTATTGAAGAATTACAGCTATAACGAGATACACAACCGGCGTGTTGCGCTGGGGATCACCTGCGTCCAGTGCACTCCTGTCCAGCTGGAGATCCTGCGGAGAGCAGGGGCGATGCCAATCTCCTCCAGGCGCTGCGGGATGATCACTAAACGCGAGGCCGAGAGACTTTGTAAGTCGTTCCTAGGGGCCCATTCGCCTCCCAAACTTCCAGAAAATTTTGCCTTTGATGTGTCCCACGAATGCGCCTGGGGGTCTCGAGGCAACTTCATCCCGGCCAGATACAACAGCTCCAGGGCCAAGTGCATCAAGTGCTCCTATTGCAACATGtatttttctccaaacaaaTTCATATTTCATTCGCATCGCACGCCAGAGTCCAAGTACACGCAGCCAGATGCAGCTAATTTTAATTCTTGGAGGCGGCATCTCAAACTCACAGATAAAAACGGCCAGACAGATATACTGCACGCATGGGAAGACGTAAAGGCCATGTTCAATGGTGGAAGTCGCAAGAGGACGCTGCCGTGCAGTGGGTCGGAGTCCAGCTCTCCGTTGAAACCACAAGGACCCAACTGTCCCCGAGAACCACCCGAAATTCCTGCAAAGATCCTCAGCTGCGAGGACAACCGGGTCAGCATGGCGAGCACACGCAGCTACCCGGTCATCCCCGTGCCCAGTAAAGGCTTCGGGATGCTGCAAAAGATCCCGCCGCCGCTTTTCCCCCATCCGTACGGCTTCCCGGCTTTCGGCCTGTGCCAGAAGAAAGAAGACGGTTTGATGGGAGAGCAAAGCAAAGCGGGCCTCCCGGGTGTCCTGTGGCCTGGCACCAAGGACAGCGCCTATCACTCCTTCCCCATGTTCTGGCCCGCGGCGGGTGCGCTGCCTATGCCTCCGTACCCCCAGACTCAGCACAAACCCccaacagagctgctgtgtcctCCGAGGCAGACCGACGTGGACATATCTGAGCACAGCGACCGGAGCACCAACACGTCAAAAGACAGCATAGTTGAAAACGACAGGTGCTCCAGCACGCAGTCCACGCGTAACGACGACGACAAGTCAGGGGACGAGGCGAGGCCGCTGGAGGGGATGACCCTTGCGCCCCGGAAAATCAGCTACGTCTCCGCCTTCAGACCCGTTATTAAAGACGCCGACTGTATCGCCAAGCTGTACGGCAACAGAGGCGCTTACAACGGGTGTCGCACCGGCTATCTGTCTCCCGATTTTTTAAGTGAGAGCTCAAGCTACCGCTCCATGTCCCCCTGCGTGGACAGCGAGGGCGAGCCGGACGTGGACGTGGAGACGAATAAAACgccagaggaggagcaggactCCCGGCCTCTGCCCTCGGTGTGTCCTCGAACTCCTCCCGGCTTGGCTCACAGTGTTTCACCGAACGACTCAGACTCCAAAGCCATGCAGGAGAGCAGCCTGGTGGATTCCCAGAAAATGAGCCAACACGTGGGCCAGTGCTCTGACAGAGAACTGCAGAGCAAGCAGTTATCAGAGACCCACATAGCCGCGTCTTTTACTGAA GTGTACACACCGGAGAGGGCTGAGCTGCAACAAAGGAGCAGTCCGTATCAGTTCAGACCTGCCAATTACCAGACTGGAGTACTTACAACGAATG ATGAGAGTTCAAGTAAAGAAGAGCCGTCTTCCACAGTGGAGGAGATCGAAACGAAAGCTTTTAATGAACAAAGCAGTGAGGAGATCCAGCGGGAGCCGGACGAGG GCGAGGACGCGCCAGGCAGAGCTCTGCCAGCTCAGAGAAACATGGAAAGTCTGGCAAAAG AGGAACTACAGAAGCAGCTGTTAGAGCAAGTTGAGCTGAGGAAAAAGCTGGAACGTGAATTTCAGAACTTGAAAG ATAATTTTCAGGATCAGATGAAAAGGGAACTTTCCTATAGGGAGGAGATGGTTCAGCAGCTCCACATCGTCAGAG CTCACGACGCTTTACACCATTTCTCGTGTAAGATGTTGACCCCTCGCCACTGCACCGGATCCTGCTCCTTCAAATCCCCTCTGCTGCCACCCTGA
- the skor1b gene encoding SKI family transcriptional corepressor 1 homolog-B isoform X1 produces MDSIPAGRDSSSSPSSKQELSYPGTKNLKPNQVGETVLYGIPIVSLVIDGQERLCLAQISNTLLKNYSYNEIHNRRVALGITCVQCTPVQLEILRRAGAMPISSRRCGMITKREAERLCKSFLGAHSPPKLPENFAFDVSHECAWGSRGNFIPARYNSSRAKCIKCSYCNMYFSPNKFIFHSHRTPESKYTQPDAANFNSWRRHLKLTDKNGQTDILHAWEDVKAMFNGGSRKRTLPCSGSESSSPLKPQGPNCPREPPEIPAKILSCEDNRVSMASTRSYPVIPVPSKGFGMLQKIPPPLFPHPYGFPAFGLCQKKEDGLMGEQSKAGLPGVLWPGTKDSAYHSFPMFWPAAGALPMPPYPQTQHKPPTELLCPPRQTDVDISEHSDRSTNTSKDSIVENDRCSSTQSTRNDDDKSGDEARPLEGMTLAPRKISYVSAFRPVIKDADCIAKLYGNRGAYNGCRTGYLSPDFLSESSSYRSMSPCVDSEGEPDVDVETNKTPEEEQDSRPLPSVCPRTPPGLAHSVSPNDSDSKAMQESSLVDSQKMSQHVGQCSDRELQSKQLSETHIAASFTEVYTPERAELQQRSSPYQFRPANYQTGVLTTNDESSSKEEPSSTVEEIETKAFNEQSSEEIQREPDEGEDAPGRALPAQRNMESLAKEELQKQLLEQVELRKKLEREFQNLKDNFQDQMKRELSYREEMVQQLHIVREAHDALHHFSCKMLTPRHCTGSCSFKSPLLPP; encoded by the exons ATGGACTCCATACCTGCGGGGCGAGACTCCAGCTCCTCGCCAAGCTCCAAACAAGAACTTTCCTACCCGGGCACCAAGAACCTGAAGCCCAATCAGGTCGGAGAGACAGTGCTGTACGGAATACCGATCGTTTCTTTGGTGATAGATGGCCAGGAGAGACTTTGCCTGGCACAGATATCTAACACCTTATTGAAGAATTACAGCTATAACGAGATACACAACCGGCGTGTTGCGCTGGGGATCACCTGCGTCCAGTGCACTCCTGTCCAGCTGGAGATCCTGCGGAGAGCAGGGGCGATGCCAATCTCCTCCAGGCGCTGCGGGATGATCACTAAACGCGAGGCCGAGAGACTTTGTAAGTCGTTCCTAGGGGCCCATTCGCCTCCCAAACTTCCAGAAAATTTTGCCTTTGATGTGTCCCACGAATGCGCCTGGGGGTCTCGAGGCAACTTCATCCCGGCCAGATACAACAGCTCCAGGGCCAAGTGCATCAAGTGCTCCTATTGCAACATGtatttttctccaaacaaaTTCATATTTCATTCGCATCGCACGCCAGAGTCCAAGTACACGCAGCCAGATGCAGCTAATTTTAATTCTTGGAGGCGGCATCTCAAACTCACAGATAAAAACGGCCAGACAGATATACTGCACGCATGGGAAGACGTAAAGGCCATGTTCAATGGTGGAAGTCGCAAGAGGACGCTGCCGTGCAGTGGGTCGGAGTCCAGCTCTCCGTTGAAACCACAAGGACCCAACTGTCCCCGAGAACCACCCGAAATTCCTGCAAAGATCCTCAGCTGCGAGGACAACCGGGTCAGCATGGCGAGCACACGCAGCTACCCGGTCATCCCCGTGCCCAGTAAAGGCTTCGGGATGCTGCAAAAGATCCCGCCGCCGCTTTTCCCCCATCCGTACGGCTTCCCGGCTTTCGGCCTGTGCCAGAAGAAAGAAGACGGTTTGATGGGAGAGCAAAGCAAAGCGGGCCTCCCGGGTGTCCTGTGGCCTGGCACCAAGGACAGCGCCTATCACTCCTTCCCCATGTTCTGGCCCGCGGCGGGTGCGCTGCCTATGCCTCCGTACCCCCAGACTCAGCACAAACCCccaacagagctgctgtgtcctCCGAGGCAGACCGACGTGGACATATCTGAGCACAGCGACCGGAGCACCAACACGTCAAAAGACAGCATAGTTGAAAACGACAGGTGCTCCAGCACGCAGTCCACGCGTAACGACGACGACAAGTCAGGGGACGAGGCGAGGCCGCTGGAGGGGATGACCCTTGCGCCCCGGAAAATCAGCTACGTCTCCGCCTTCAGACCCGTTATTAAAGACGCCGACTGTATCGCCAAGCTGTACGGCAACAGAGGCGCTTACAACGGGTGTCGCACCGGCTATCTGTCTCCCGATTTTTTAAGTGAGAGCTCAAGCTACCGCTCCATGTCCCCCTGCGTGGACAGCGAGGGCGAGCCGGACGTGGACGTGGAGACGAATAAAACgccagaggaggagcaggactCCCGGCCTCTGCCCTCGGTGTGTCCTCGAACTCCTCCCGGCTTGGCTCACAGTGTTTCACCGAACGACTCAGACTCCAAAGCCATGCAGGAGAGCAGCCTGGTGGATTCCCAGAAAATGAGCCAACACGTGGGCCAGTGCTCTGACAGAGAACTGCAGAGCAAGCAGTTATCAGAGACCCACATAGCCGCGTCTTTTACTGAA GTGTACACACCGGAGAGGGCTGAGCTGCAACAAAGGAGCAGTCCGTATCAGTTCAGACCTGCCAATTACCAGACTGGAGTACTTACAACGAATG ATGAGAGTTCAAGTAAAGAAGAGCCGTCTTCCACAGTGGAGGAGATCGAAACGAAAGCTTTTAATGAACAAAGCAGTGAGGAGATCCAGCGGGAGCCGGACGAGG GCGAGGACGCGCCAGGCAGAGCTCTGCCAGCTCAGAGAAACATGGAAAGTCTGGCAAAAG AGGAACTACAGAAGCAGCTGTTAGAGCAAGTTGAGCTGAGGAAAAAGCTGGAACGTGAATTTCAGAACTTGAAAG ATAATTTTCAGGATCAGATGAAAAGGGAACTTTCCTATAGGGAGGAGATGGTTCAGCAGCTCCACATCGTCAGAG AAGCTCACGACGCTTTACACCATTTCTCGTGTAAGATGTTGACCCCTCGCCACTGCACCGGATCCTGCTCCTTCAAATCCCCTCTGCTGCCACCCTGA